In Candidatus Anaeroferrophillus wilburensis, one DNA window encodes the following:
- the acpS gene encoding holo-ACP synthase: MITTSIKGIGTDIVKISRIDELISRYGSRFLGRIFTPGEISYCQAKKAPALHFAARFAAKEALLKSLGTGLSGGISWQDVEVSRASGEAPAFILTGKAAGVCQERRITETWLSLSHEHEFALAFVIIGGAE; the protein is encoded by the coding sequence ATGATAACGACATCAATCAAAGGCATCGGCACTGATATCGTTAAAATCAGTCGTATTGACGAGCTGATAAGCCGCTATGGCAGCCGTTTCCTCGGACGCATTTTTACGCCCGGGGAGATATCCTATTGCCAGGCAAAAAAAGCTCCTGCACTTCATTTTGCAGCCCGTTTTGCCGCCAAAGAGGCGCTACTTAAATCCTTGGGAACGGGGTTGAGTGGCGGCATCAGCTGGCAGGATGTGGAAGTTTCCAGGGCCTCGGGTGAAGCACCGGCATTTATCCTCACCGGCAAGGCAGCCGGTGTGTGCCAGGAACGCAGGATAACCGAAACCTGGCTGAGCTTGAGCCATGAGCATGAGTTTGCCCTGGCTTTTGTGATCATCGGTGGAGCTGAATGA